In Mercurialis annua linkage group LG6, ddMerAnnu1.2, whole genome shotgun sequence, the following are encoded in one genomic region:
- the LOC126653595 gene encoding phosphate transporter PHO1 homolog 3-like, whose product MKFGKEFKAQMVPEWQEAYMDYDFLKTLLKEIQRFKLRNKPPPQSTADHGGLNRKLTLYRAFSGLIQKNTSPAASSDVESQPIFVNSVNRDGSQSYETTFLMSSDEGGEYETVYFGRLDEEFNKVEKFYKEKIGVVMEEAEMLNKQMDALIAFRIKVENPTGWNDRSADMTRLASDVAASAAALSASTPSGVRASRKFQVMEVIEEASSQHERSDESTHNEEDDSRETESGKLNKIKGMKPAPLEVLEHVKINNTHETPRSTIKGVLHVPHHTELKFTRENLRKVEEQLKRAFVGFYQKLRLLKSFSFLNTLAFSKIMKKYDKITSRDASKAYMKMVDKSCFGHSDEVIKVMGRVEATFIKHFSNSNRRKGMSVLRPKAKREKHRTTFSMGFFCGCTVALIVALVLIIRARNLMDKPGRETYMTTMFPLYSLFAFIVLHLLMYAVNIYFWIRYRVNYSFIFGFKQGTELGYRNIFFLGFGIATLALISVLLNLDMEMDPKTKDYQQWTELLPMFVVIALIVLVCLPLNILYRPARFFFLACIFHCIAAPLYKVTLPDFFLADQLTSQVQAIRSLEFYICYYGWGDYKLRDNTCDFSNEFTKYSYIVAAIPYWTRLLQCLRRLFEEGDAMQAVNGGKYFITMVAISLRTAEKLNDPMDKGSVWKLPALIVSVLAAIVSTYWDVVYDWGLLQRKSKNRWLRDKLLVPHKSVYYVAMVLNVVLRFAWLQTIYRYTVFSLHKETMILIVACLEIIRRGIWNFFRLENEHLNNVGKYRAFKSVPLPFNYDEDDDKHE is encoded by the exons ATGAAGTTTGGGAAAGAATTCAAGGCGCAAATGGTGCCAGAATGGCAAGAAGCATACATGGACTATGATTTTCTCAAAACCCTTCTGAAAGAAATTCAAAGATTCAAGCTCAGAAACAAACCACCACCACAATCCACCGCCGATCACGGTGGCCTGAACAGAAAGCTGACGCTGTACAGAGCGTTTAGTGGCTTGATACAGAAAAATACCAGCCCGGCTGCTTCTAGTGACGTTGAAAGTCAACCCATTTTTGTAAATTCAGTGAACCGCGACGGGTCTCAAAGCTATGAGACTACTTTTCTTATGTCTTCCGATGAAGGCGGAGAGTATGAAACGGTTTACTTTGGGAGGCTGGATGAAGAGTTCAATAAGGTGGAGAAGTTTTACAAAGAAAAAATTGGTGTGGTTATGGAGGAAGCTGAGATGTTGAACAAGCAAATGGATGCTTTGATTGCTTTCAGAATCAAAGTTGAGAATCCTACCGGGTGGAATGATCGGTCGGCTGATATGACTCGTCTCGCTTCCGACGTTGCTGCTTCTGCCGCCGCCTTGTCTGCTTCCACTCCGTCTGGTGTCAGAGCAAGTA GAAAATTTCAAGTTATGGAAGTGATTGAAGAAGCATCGAGCCAGCACGAGAGATCAGACGAGTCGACCCATAATGAGGAGGACGATAGCCGAGAGACAGAATCAGGAAAGCTGAACAAAATTAAAGGAATGAAACCGGCTCCACTGGAAGTATTAGAACATGTGAAAATTAATAACACACATGAGACTCCTAGATCCACCATTAAAGGTGTTCTACACGTTCCTCATCATACAGAGCTCAAATTCACAAGGGAAAATCTTAGGAAAGTTGAGGAGCAACTCAAGCGTGCTTTCGTTGGATTTTACCAGAAGCTTCGTCTTCTTAAGAGTTTCAGTTTCTTGAACACTTTAGCATTTTCCAAAATCATGAAGAAGTATGACAAG attacttcaagagATGCATCAAAAGCTTACATGAAAATGGTAGATAAGTCTTGTTTTGGACATTCTGATGAGGTAATCAAAGTTATGGGAAGGGTAGAGGCAACTTTCATTAAGCATTTCTCAAACTCGAATCGGAGGAAGGGGATGAGCGTCTTAAGGCCAAAAGCTAAAAGAGAAAAACACAGAACAACGTTCTCAATGG GTTTCTTTTGTGGATGCACAGTAGCTCTAATAGTAGCCCTTGTTTTGATAATTCGTGCTCGTAATCTCATGGATAAACCAGGGAGAGAAACTTATATGACAACCATGTTTCCACTTTACAg CTTGTTTGCGTTCATCGTGTTGCACTTGCTCATGTACGCTGTTAATATATACTTTTGGATACGGTATCGAGTTAATTACTCCTTTATATTTGGATTCAAACAAGGAACGGAACTGGGGTATcgcaatattttttttctaggtTTTGGTATAGCCACATTAGCACTCATCTCTGTGCTATTGAACCTTGACATGGAGATGGATCCTAAGACTAAAGACTATCAGCAATGGACTGAACTTCTTCCAATGTTTGTGGTTATA gCTCTCATAGTCTTGGTGTGCTTGCCACTTAATATTTTGTACCGGCCAGCTCGATTCTTCTTCCTCGCTTGTATCTTTCACTGCATTGCTGCACCTCTCTACAAG GTTACACTTCCTGATTTCTTCTTGGCCGATCAACTAACTAGCCAG GTTCAAGCAATCAGAAGTTTGGAATTCTATATCTGCTACTATGGTTGGGGAGACTATAAGCTCAGAGATAACACTTGTGATTTTAGCAATGAATTCACTAAATACTCTTACATTGTTGCTGCCATTCCATATTGGACGCGTCTTCTTCAG TGCCTACGGCGGCTGTTTGAAGAGGGAGATGCAATGCAAGCAGTGAATGGTGGAAAATATTTCATAACAATGGTAGCAATTTCCTTAAGGACAGCCGAAAAACTGAATGATCCTATGGATAAAGGGTCTGTTTGGAAACTACCAGCATTGATTGTCTCAGTGCTGGCAGCAATCGTGAGTACATATTGGGATGTTGTGTACGACTGGGGACTTCTACAACGCAAGTCCAAGAATCGTTGGCTTAGAGACAAACTTCTTGTTCCTCATAAAAGTGTATACTATGTAGCCATG GTGTTAAATGTTGTTCTGCGATTCGCTTGGCTGCAAACTATCTATAGATACACGGTGTTTTCATTGCACAAGGAAACGATGATTCTAATTGTTGCTTGTCTTGAGATTATACGTCGCGGGATTTGGAACTTCTTCAG GTTGGAGAATGAGCATTTGAACAATGTAGGAAAATATCGAGCTTTCAAATCAGTGCCGTTACCTTTCAACTATGATGAGGATGATGACAAACACGAATAG